Genomic window (Streptomyces sp. NBC_00078):
GCCCCACTGCAGTTGCGTGGGGAAGAACTGCCAGTTCTCGCCCGTGATCTCCTGGTCCGTGGAGAGGGCGTTGCGGACGATCAGGTAGAACGGGACCAGAAAGAGCAGCGCGGCGACGCCGACGGCGGCGTAGAGACCGGTGTTACGGAGGACGCCTTGGCGCTTGGCCCGGCCCGGCTTGCCGACCTCGGGTGCGGTGGTGGTCACTTGGACTCCTCCCCCCTTCCGAAGCCCATGAACTTGCCCTGCAACAGGGTGACGGCGCAGATCAGCACCGTGAGGATGACTGCGCCCGCGCTGCCGGAACCGTAGTCCTGGTTGGCACCGAGAGCCGTCTTGTAGAGGACCATGAGGGGCGTCTGGCCCCAGGTCGCCCTGGTCGTGATGATGTTGTAGAACTCGTCGAAGGCCTGGTAGGCAGCGACGAGCAGGAGCAGGATCACCGCGGTCGAGGTGGCCCGCAGTTGGGGCAGCGTGATGTACCGGAAGGTCTGCCAGCCCGGCTTGGCCCCGTCGATCGCAGCGGCCTCGTACAGCTCCGCCGGGATGTTCTGCAGCGCCGCCAGGAAGAGGATCATGTAGAAGCCGGCCTGCAGCCACAGGCGTACGGTCAGGATGACCAGCCAGTACCAGGGCGGGTTCGGGTTGGAGACCCAGGCGACGTTGTCGGCGCCGAACCAGCCGATGATCGTGTTGGCCAGGCCGAAGCGGACGCCGTTGAACATAGACATCTTCCAGATCAACGCGGCGGCCACATAGCTGCACGCGGTGGGCAGGAAGAACACCGACCGGAAGAACGCCCGCATGAACCGCAGCCGGTGCACCAGCAGGGCCAGGCTCAGCGAGAGCGCCCAAGTGGTGGGCACGATGAACGCGGCGAAGACGGTGAAGGTCCCCAGCGAGCCGGTGAAGTCGCTGTTCGTCAGCATCTGCCGGTAGTTGTCGAAGCCTATGAAGTGGCTGGGCGTGACGGTGAAGCGGGCGTCGAAGAAGCTGAGCCAGATGCTCCAGCCGATGGGAACGAAGACGAAGATCACCAGACCGATGAGGAACGGACCGGTGAAGAGCCAGAAGTTGAGGGTGTTGCTCGCCGTCAGGCCCCGCCTCGGCCGGGCGTTGGAGGCCTTGGCCGGGGCGGGGTGGGCGACCCCGCGCGTGGTGGTGGTCGACATGTCGTGGTCTTCCCGTCGGCTTATCCGAAGAGCTTCTTCAGCTCACGGTTGACCTTCTTGTCGGCCGCGTCGAGCGCTGCCTCCGGGTCCCCGCCCTTGCGGACGCTGTCGGAGATGATCCCGTCCCAGGCGCTGTACATGGCCTGAGTCCAGCCGATGTTGTCGAAGTACCCGTAGGTGTTGAAGAGCTTCACGCCCTCCGCGGCCAGACCCGACTTGAGCTTGTCGGCCTGCGCGGCGATCGTCTTGCGCGGCGGGATGTGGAACCCGTAGGACGTGGCGAAGTCCTCCTGGTACTTCTTCTGGTCGATCCACAGCCACTTCACGTACTCCTTGGCCGCGTCCACGTCCCCGCCCTTGGCGTTGACGAACATCGACCAACCGCCGTTGTAGACCGAGGGCCGGCCCTTGCCGCCGACCTTCGGGAAGGGGAAGACGCCGAGGTCGTCGCCGAGCGCCTTCTGCATCACGGGCATCGCCCACATGCCGCAGAACTGCATGGCACACAGTCCCTGGTTGAGCGCGGAGGGGTCCCAGTAGTCGGCCGGAGCGTCCAGCAGCAGGTGGCCGCTGGTGAACAGCTTGCGGAGCTGGCGCAGGCCCCCGACCACCTCGTCGGTGTGGTAACCGATCTCGTTCTTCGCGGTGAGGGGCTCAGCGCCGGCAGACCAGACCAGCGGCAGCTCGATGGCGTGCAGGTCGTTGCCGAGGAAGAGGCCCTTGACCTTGGGGGTGGTGAGCTTGGCGGCCGCCTCGATCAGCTCCTCCAGCGTGGTCGGCACGGCGACGTTCGCCTTCTCCAGCATCGACTTGCGGTAGAAGAAGAACTGCGGGTCGTCGATCATCCGGACGCCGTATATCTTCCCGTCGACCGTGTGCGAAGCGATGTCGGCGGCGTTGAAGTCGTCCTTGACCGGGCTGATGATGTCGGTCAGGTCGGCCACCTGTCCGCTCTTGACCAGCTGGATCTGCGGGTGGAACTCGAAGACGTCCGGCGCCTGCTTGGTGAGCAGGGCGGCGAAGAGCTTGGTCTCGTAGTCGGCTCCGGTGATCCACTGCGTGGAGACATTGGCCTTGGAGTACGCCTTCGCGTACCGCTTGACGGCCTGCTCGACGCCCGCCTCCCCGTACGCGTGGAAGTACTGGTTCAGGTTCTTGCCCGAACCACTCCCGCCCCCACGCCCGTTGTTGCCGCCACACGCGGCAAGGCTGCCGGCCGCGGCCATGCCTGCGGCGGCCCGGAAGATTGATCGGCGGGACCAATTGTTGTTGCTCATTGCCGACATGCTGACGTCCTTGTCTCGAAGTGCGGCTGCGGCTGCGGCTCATGCGGCTCTGCGGCCAGGTGGCTCAAAATGCGGTGCGGTGCGGTGCGGGGACGTTAACCTTCGGCTAAGCCTTCGGCAAGGGGTTGGACGAAGTCTGGTCGAAGCGTTGTCTGCGGTTCGGGATGCCGAACAGGGGATGTGCAAAGGGGTTCGGGGGGCCGCCGGGTCACGGGTGGCCGGCGGCCCTCGGAGAGCGGGTCTCCCCGGCGTTTCCTACGGTGTCACTGCCTGCTCCAGACCTCGTTGGTCCCGCCGTTGCAGCTGTAGAGAACCACCTTGCTGCCGTCGGCGGTCGCCTGTCCGCTGACGTCCAGGCACTTGCCGGACGCCTCGCTGAGGATCTGGCCGTTGGCGTTGAGCAGCCAGCGATGGCCGGCCTCGCCGGTGTACTTCGCGGTAGTCGTCAGGCCCGAACTCCCGGCCGTCAGGTAGCCGTTCGCACCCTTGAGCGCGCCCTTGGTGTCGTACGACCACGACTGATCGGCCCCGCCCGTGCAGGTGCCGATCGCGGCCCCCGAGGCGTTGGCGGTGAGGCACTTCCCGGACTGCTTGCCCTGGAGTGCGCCCGTGACCGCCGAACTCCCGTGGCCCTTCTGGTCGAAGACGTACGTCGTGATGGAGCGGGCCGCGAGGGTCGTCGTGGCCGTTCCCGCGCGTACCGACGGCCTGGCCACCTTGGCCCAGTCCTCGGTGGCCGACGTCCGCACGGCCTGCGAGGCCCGTACCGGCGACCTGCTGTTGAAGTGCAGACTCAGCGGTGTGCCGGTGGTGGTGTTGTGGTTGTTGACCACCACCACCCACGTGCCGTCGCGGTCGTAGGACGACACCTCGACCCCGTCCGGCGCCCCGGTCACGTTGTGCGCCACCGAGCCCGGCTTCACGAACTTGCTGTACTGGCCGAGCGCGTAGTACCGCTTGGTGAAGTACAGCTTCTGGTTGCCGTTCGTCGCGTAGTCGGGGTCGTAGTAGATCAGGCCGTCGTTCCAGCCCACGTCGTTCTTCTCGGTGGGGGAGGTGCCGTAGCCGCTGGCCAGGGCCACCCACCACTGGAACGCCGAGTCGTGCGAGCTCGCGAAGTCCTTGTAGATGATCCGCGACGTTAGCAGGGCGTTGTCGATGGTCGGGTCGTACTCCTGGTTCCAGCCCGTCGAGCCCTTGCCGAAGCAGCAGATCTCGCTGGCCCAGGACTTCTTGCCGACCGTCTGTGCGGTCTCGTAGACGTTGCCCAGCTGCCCGTCGCTGGGGTTGTTGTACGTGTGGTGGGCGAGCGCGGACACGTACTGGGCCGTGCCCGGCTGCGAGATCCACTGCGGGACCTCGGACACGAACTGCGTCGTCTGGCTGGACTCGTCGGCGATGACCGACGTCTTCTGGTGCCGGGAACGCTGCTCGGCACCGAGCGTCCGCACGATGTCGTCGCGTTGGTCGGGCGTGACCTTCATGCCCTCCTGGCCGCAGTCGCCGAAGTCGTTGTCCGGCTCGTTGAACGGGCTGATGTAGTCGAACCTCGCGCCCTGCCGGGCGAAGTGGTCGGTCACGTCCGCCACGTAGGTGGCGTAGTCCGACTCGTTCGCCGCCTTCAACTGGCCGCCGCAGCTCTGGCCGTTGGTCGTCCACTGAGCGGGCGCGCTGTTGACGAAGCCGATGAGGTCCTCGACACCGTACTGGGCGGCGTACTTGAGGAACGTCCGGCCGCCCTTGTCCTTGCTCCAGTCGTAGGTGCCGTCGGAGTTCAGGAAGTCCTGGGCGGCGCGGGCGGGGGTGGTGACCGCGGTGCCGCCGCCGCCGATGTTGTAGCGGTACGAGCTGAGGTCGAGGCCCTGCTTCGAGAAAAGCAGCTTCGCCACGCGGGCCTGGACCTCGGGCTTGAAGTGCTGCAGGTCGTTGACCCACCAGGCGCCCGACGCACCGATGTCGTCGATGGTCTGGGCGGCGTGCGGGGAGACCTCGGCCGCCGTGGGCGTGGCGGCCGTGGCGGGCGGGGCGGATATCAGGGGTCCGGTGACGGCCAGTGCGGCTGCGGCTGTCAGCAGGACCGATCTTCTGCGGTGGGGGTGAGTCACGAGCATCCCTTCCGTCGTCATGAAGGTCGTGCGGTACGGCTCCTGGCGGGGGTGGTGCGTTGGCCGGCCCTCTGCCCCACGGACTGCAGTGCCCCTTCGAGCGCGAACGTGGCCGCGCCCAGGCACACCGGGTCGGTGGGGATGGGGGAGAGGACGATCTCGGTGGCGGCCATCGGCCGCGGCAGCGCGTGCCGGGCGACGGCCTCGCGCACCTCCGTGACCAGGGGCTCGCCGAGGGCGGACGCTACCCAACTGCTGAGCACGACCACCTCGGGGTTGAACAGGTTGACCAGGTCGGCGATGCCCGCGCCGAGGTATCTGACGGTGTCGCGGACCACCTTCAGCGCCACCGGGTCGTTGTCGCGCAGCCCCTGGGCCAGCGCGGCGATGGTGGCCGTCTGGTCCTCCGGGTACAGCAGCGGGCTGTCGGGGCTGAGCTCCCGCAGGTTCAGCATGATCCCGGACGCGCCGACGTAGGCCTCCACACAGCCGTGCTTGCCGCAGCGGCACGGTCTTCCGTCCAGGACGATCGTGGTGTGGCCCCACTCGCCGGCGCTGTTGCTCACGCCCCGGTGAAGCCCGCCGCCCAGCAGCAGCCCGGCGCCCACACCGGTTCCGAGGTTCACCACCACGGCGTCCCCGCGCCCGCGCGCGGCCCCGAACCACAGCTCGGCCACCGCGGAGGCGCGCAGCGGGTTGTCCAGGTACAGGGGGTAGGCGATGTACTCGGTGAGCAGGTCGAGCAGCGGCACGTCGTGCCAGTCCCAGTTCGGCGCGTACTCCGAGACGCCGCTCGCGCGGTCCACCTGCCCGGGCACGCTCACGCCGACGCCGAGGACCCGGGCTCCCTCGATCCCGGCCTGCGCGACCACCGAGCCGACGGCGGCGGCGACATGGCTGACCACCTGCTCGGGGAGGCTCTCGCCGGGGCGCATGTCCTCGTCGGCGCGGGCGAGCACGTTCAGCGCGAGGTCGAACAGCTCGACATGGACGTACGTCTCCGCGATGTCCACGCCGATCAGCGCGCCCCCTGACGCGTTGACGGCCACCAGGCCCCTGGGGCGCCCGCCCGCCGAGTCCTCGAACCCGACTTCCGTGATCATCCGCAGATCGAGGAGCTCGCCGACCAGCGTGGCGACCGTGGCGAGGCTCAGCCCGGTGGCTGCCGCCAGCTCCTGCCGGGAGGTGGGGGACTGGGCGATGATCTGGCGCAGCACCTCGTAGCGGTTCGCGGTGCGGATGTCACGTGATGTGCCGCGCCTCATCGAGTTCCCCTCACTGCCGAACGTGCGGACCGGGGCACGTCGGCTCCGGCGCGGCGCAAATCTATGGTCTCCGGTGCCTTTCGACAAGGGGTTAGGAAAGGGGTTTTAGAAAGTCCGGTCCCGGTACACCGTGCCGCGCGGCCTGCACGAAGGCG
Coding sequences:
- a CDS encoding glycoside hydrolase, with amino-acid sequence MLVTHPHRRRSVLLTAAAALAVTGPLISAPPATAATPTAAEVSPHAAQTIDDIGASGAWWVNDLQHFKPEVQARVAKLLFSKQGLDLSSYRYNIGGGGTAVTTPARAAQDFLNSDGTYDWSKDKGGRTFLKYAAQYGVEDLIGFVNSAPAQWTTNGQSCGGQLKAANESDYATYVADVTDHFARQGARFDYISPFNEPDNDFGDCGQEGMKVTPDQRDDIVRTLGAEQRSRHQKTSVIADESSQTTQFVSEVPQWISQPGTAQYVSALAHHTYNNPSDGQLGNVYETAQTVGKKSWASEICCFGKGSTGWNQEYDPTIDNALLTSRIIYKDFASSHDSAFQWWVALASGYGTSPTEKNDVGWNDGLIYYDPDYATNGNQKLYFTKRYYALGQYSKFVKPGSVAHNVTGAPDGVEVSSYDRDGTWVVVVNNHNTTTGTPLSLHFNSRSPVRASQAVRTSATEDWAKVARPSVRAGTATTTLAARSITTYVFDQKGHGSSAVTGALQGKQSGKCLTANASGAAIGTCTGGADQSWSYDTKGALKGANGYLTAGSSGLTTTAKYTGEAGHRWLLNANGQILSEASGKCLDVSGQATADGSKVVLYSCNGGTNEVWSRQ
- a CDS encoding carbohydrate ABC transporter permease, which gives rise to MSTTTTRGVAHPAPAKASNARPRRGLTASNTLNFWLFTGPFLIGLVIFVFVPIGWSIWLSFFDARFTVTPSHFIGFDNYRQMLTNSDFTGSLGTFTVFAAFIVPTTWALSLSLALLVHRLRFMRAFFRSVFFLPTACSYVAAALIWKMSMFNGVRFGLANTIIGWFGADNVAWVSNPNPPWYWLVILTVRLWLQAGFYMILFLAALQNIPAELYEAAAIDGAKPGWQTFRYITLPQLRATSTAVILLLLVAAYQAFDEFYNIITTRATWGQTPLMVLYKTALGANQDYGSGSAGAVILTVLICAVTLLQGKFMGFGRGEESK
- a CDS encoding ROK family transcriptional regulator; translation: MRRGTSRDIRTANRYEVLRQIIAQSPTSRQELAAATGLSLATVATLVGELLDLRMITEVGFEDSAGGRPRGLVAVNASGGALIGVDIAETYVHVELFDLALNVLARADEDMRPGESLPEQVVSHVAAAVGSVVAQAGIEGARVLGVGVSVPGQVDRASGVSEYAPNWDWHDVPLLDLLTEYIAYPLYLDNPLRASAVAELWFGAARGRGDAVVVNLGTGVGAGLLLGGGLHRGVSNSAGEWGHTTIVLDGRPCRCGKHGCVEAYVGASGIMLNLRELSPDSPLLYPEDQTATIAALAQGLRDNDPVALKVVRDTVRYLGAGIADLVNLFNPEVVVLSSWVASALGEPLVTEVREAVARHALPRPMAATEIVLSPIPTDPVCLGAATFALEGALQSVGQRAGQRTTPARSRTARPS
- a CDS encoding ABC transporter substrate-binding protein; protein product: MSAMSNNNWSRRSIFRAAAGMAAAGSLAACGGNNGRGGGSGSGKNLNQYFHAYGEAGVEQAVKRYAKAYSKANVSTQWITGADYETKLFAALLTKQAPDVFEFHPQIQLVKSGQVADLTDIISPVKDDFNAADIASHTVDGKIYGVRMIDDPQFFFYRKSMLEKANVAVPTTLEELIEAAAKLTTPKVKGLFLGNDLHAIELPLVWSAGAEPLTAKNEIGYHTDEVVGGLRQLRKLFTSGHLLLDAPADYWDPSALNQGLCAMQFCGMWAMPVMQKALGDDLGVFPFPKVGGKGRPSVYNGGWSMFVNAKGGDVDAAKEYVKWLWIDQKKYQEDFATSYGFHIPPRKTIAAQADKLKSGLAAEGVKLFNTYGYFDNIGWTQAMYSAWDGIISDSVRKGGDPEAALDAADKKVNRELKKLFG